The nucleotide sequence CGTCCGAGAAGTAGAGCTTTTCTGCTTTGTGGTCAATAGCGAGGCCGTTGGGAGTTTTGATATCACTGCCGATGATCACCAACACGTTAGCCCCATTCAGGGAGGCCCTCATGATACTGGGAGTCTGCTCGTTCCAGTTTGTCCAGAACATGAGACTGCGGGGAGCatcaagaaaacaaacatgggACTGATAATCTAATCTGCAGCAAGCTTTGCCAAAACATGCCACTGAATAAAAGTaatggctgagcaaagggaaaCAAACGGGTGGTTGGGAAGAAAGTGCAGTGAAAAGCAGTTGGACTTGTGCCCGGCCAGCCTGGCCACGTTTCGTTATTAATGACTCACTCTTGACACTCATCCAGCACAAAGGCTCTGGGGTGGTCTTCACCAGACATGGTGACCACAGTGTTGCGGTTGTAGGCCACAGAGCGGCTCTGGTCCACAGTGTGGCGAGTAATGGTGGAGGTTGTGTAACTGGTCCAATAGAGCGTATCCCAACCATGGTGGTACGCCAGGCCCTCAACTGAACCGACATCTGGGAAGAAAAGATGGAAGTGGCTCTTTAAAGAACATTTATGAGATGCTGTATTGCTGTCAAGCTAATAAATAAGAATCACAATCAAATCTTTTGAATGGGAAGCGACAGGATTATGCATCTAATACTTTATAAACAAAGTTAAAACGTATTTTTTAGCTTTCATTTTTCTCAAACATCTGCACTGGTGTCTGATaagaaattgacattttttttggccgaaacaaaaaagaagtgaaaCTACACATCTGCGCCACAACTGCTGTTCTTGGCGTGAGTTTAAAGCGCGTGTGTCGTCTTGACACTGCATGGCTGAGTGCCTTCACATACAAATACAACCCCCCGTGGGTGACCCTCATTCACGGTTGGGAAGAGAACTGGCACGGAACAGCTTGACAAGTGAGCCTTGGGGGAGGCCAACGCACAGCAGCTGTGTACGCCCACATCTTCCTGAAGACGGCATCCCGTCTTCCTAAAACAGGGAATTGCACTCTACCATAGGCACCGATGTCTATTTGTTCTTAGTGGTACTATTAATGACCTTTATGACCACTCAACGCAACCATAAAAACAAGAACTATCCATGCAGAAAGTCAATAGAGCTCGTTGAGACATTGACAAGAATTAACCACAAGTTCCCAAAATGGATCGATGTACATCAATTGGAATAAATGCACCTAAAAGACCAGTAACAACCTAAAAACATAGTCATACTTTTTCAGTTCACAATTAAATAAGGAGAGTCAGAATGGGAATGAATCAAATTGGTTCTATATAGACAGTGTTACATAAGTGGGGGTGTTACGGCAACACTCCCCTTGTTATCTTGTCTTGTGCAAACAGTGGGAGAAACCTTTTGAAGACCATTACCAAAGTATTTGCAGTAAAAAGGATGGTCAGGACTGTAATGGCTGGTTGTTGTACCAGCAGAGTCGACTTGCTTAAAGCTTGGGACTTTCGTTTGAGTGAACCACTCAAGTTACCACCTGCCACAGTAACCAACTACTAGAACCAGCTGCCTTTAAAGAAGAAGGATTTTCAGCAAATCTTCAGAAAGAATTGGAACATTGTGTACGAATGGCATAAATCAATTCAAACATGGATTACTACTGCAACGACTGCTCTGTAAGGTCATGTTCTTTTGATTCCTAGCAAAACTGAGCATTCAGCAATTCGGCGAGAGTGGACGTTGGACAAACAGCACACAGAATTGCAAAATAAgtgattttctttatttattttgatgtggGATTCGATGAGAACTGAGAAAATCAAATGCAGAGGTATGCTGTATGAGTGGTCAACTTCTCTTATTGCTATTATTACGGAAGAGTGTGTCATTGCTAGGTCCTTTGACATTGTATGAACAGCCCAACCTAGTGCTTAACGGGCTATTAGATTAATGGGTTAGTCAACTTGAACAGCAAACACATGGCAATGTCGGAGCAGCATGTAAATGTAAGTGGAGTCGGAGAAAGAAACAAGGATGAGGAAGCTATGATTAAGATTCTGGTGCCCCTTCTGGATGGTCTAATTCTGGTGACTGGACTGCTTGGACAAATCTTGGTCATCACAACCTTAACGGGTCGGAGGCGGAAAGATCACCACCCACCACATGGGACCGATACCTTACTGCTGGCCCTGAGTGCAGCCGACTTGCTACTGCTGCTTTGTCTGCCCTTCCACACGTCAGCCATCACGTTGGGATTCTGGCCATTTGGGAGCTTCCTGTGCAAAGGCGTCAGCTTCCTCAGTGTGGCTTGCTCATCTGCATCAGTTTTCACCTTGGCGGCATTGGCCGTGACTCGTTACCTCACGGTGGTGCATCCCACTTGGGCGTACCGCTGGAGAATGCACCGccgtgtcaaagtgacggtAGCGCTTCTGTGGCTTCCGGCCTCTGCTCTGGCGGCACCTCAGTTTGCTTTCCGTACAGTTACCACCTCGAGAGCTGTATACTGCTTTGCCTTTCTCTCGGATTTTAGCCAGCTCGTCTACAGCATCGGACTCTTCTTATTTGGCTTCGCCCTGCCGCTAGGAATAATCGTGCTGATGTATGCAAAGATCTACTGCTTTCTTCAACACGCACGGCTATTTGGAAATGCCCCGCAGCTGGAACGCTACCAGAGTCAGGTCACTCATACGTCAGCTCTCTTGGTCCTGGTTTTCACTCTCCTTTGGCTGCCCTCCTATGTTCTCATGTTTTCCTTCATCGGAGGTAGCATTCAAGGCTCAAAGGGCTACAACACAATTGCTGTTTTGCCCAGATTGCTGGCATCCTCGGTCGCGGTGGTAAACCCAGTGCTATATGGATTAATGTCTAGGAAGTTCAGGAGAGAGTTGTTGAAGCTGGGGCGAGAGCGTTGGATATTCTGTAAAAACTCCCTGGTTGGCTGTCCTCACATGATGATGGGCGGGGATATGGTGCAAACTTTTGATCTGGACACAAGTTCTGACACCTAAATTCATTCCTCGTTTTAAGGTGAGGtgaaatttgatttgattgcAGTGAGCAGccaactaaaaatattttagaagagcacattttatataaaaaaaaaacatgttgattaATGGTAGTTTTAGTTTGATTTGCATTGccgatttagaaaaaaaataggagggaaaaaaaacgtgttagTTGTTAGTTAATTGTTAGCAGAGCATTGGGTCAGAACACTGCCTAATTTAAACTTTTTGTAAGGAATGTGTTCTTATTTCACAGAGTTTCACAAGTGCTCCCTTCACACATCTTCCTAAAAGTTCCggggttttgttttgaaacggCACGCCGCCCTTTCTGTGCGAAGTTTGCATTTACTCTAGCCACTCCAACGTTCTCCCACCTGACAAAAACAGTAAAGACTCTAAAACACCTGTCAATAGATCTGCATAGGAGCTCCTCTAACTTGTTACCCAATATGTGCCCTCAGATTGAGTGGTGAACACTCCTGGGTGTATACAGAATATTCTAATAACTGTCTGTCATCTTCACAATGTCAGCACTTGATGGTATTGAATAAACATTAAAACAGTCAACCCTGTGcatgttttctgttgtttttaaatgcgtACGGGACAGAGAAACTATGCAAAGCCAAGAATAATCACGGTGGtaaaatgtatacataaatattgcATATTATAACGAACAGTATTGTTACATGTGTGAAATTGTAGCTGATTTTATAGCCAAAAAGGAGCATTCCAAAAGGAGTTTTGTTTGTACTTACTATCTACCACAATCTTGCGGTCTGTGCCGTCGTCGTTGATCTGCTGAATGTTCCCAAAGTGGATGTCGCTGAAGAAGATACGATTGGATCCTTTACCACCGCCCCCGTGATAATCAAAGCTCAGGGCGATGACATTCTTCATGTGGTCCGGGTCTTCAAAAGGCTTTATGGGCGCATTCAAATTGGTCTCATCCGACAGGTGAATGCTTTTCAAAATGGTGCGCTCCGAGTAGAGGAGGTAGCCATCGTAATCGCGGCAGCTGCGGTTGTCCTCGGCAAGCATGCCGTGAGCGCAGGCACAAGTGTGCTGTCCGTTTCCACGATAAAGACAAAGCTGTTCACAGTCGCCGTTGTTATGTTTGCAGATGTTGCTGCCTATGTGGAAAGAATGAGCAAATTTGACGCCATGTTTTCTTGTTTGGGATTTTCTGACTTTTGGAAGAATAGTCTACTTGCAACATAGATAGAAATGCTGAAAATGAGgatgattattttaaataaGGACAGTCAGAATGGGAATTTGAATAACATCCTGTACAGAAAGTTTTCCTACCTTGCTGCCTGGCCCTGTTGAACACTTTAATATCTTTGAGTTGTACCCCAATCCCAGTCCTGAGTTGGACAGCATCGGTGGCGTTGTCTTTACTGCCTCTCTTAATTGAGCCATTTGCGTGAGTCCTGTGCAAAATCAATTGAAACTCTCAATCAACATAAAAGGGCAGCTGGGAATAGGAACTGATAGAAGTTCAGACATCAAACACCATAGCACAGTGACTTCAACAATTACGTAATTCTAGATTTGATAACCGCCTGACCTGTCACTCCAATAGATGTATTCCTCAAAAACAGAAACTGCAAACATATCCATGTTGTTGTTGGCCAGCACTAATTCTCTATTCTCTCCAGTTTCCAAGTTGATGCGCTCAATTTTGTCTGTCCTGGCATCACACCAATACAAAAACCCCTCCTACACATGCAGAAACCAAAAGAATATATTATGTCAATTTGTTCAAACAAGACCTATAGTAAGAGACAGAAAACTAATGGTTGAGACACACGGGAGGCGATAATTGACAGTCATCGCCATTGAGCTAAAACCTATGCAACTGCACAACAAGTCCACGCACCACACTTAGCCTGCCCGTCATCGCTTCTCACTGATTGGTTATGAATTTATTGGGAACTGATGTTTTTGCGATCATATTATGCAGAAGTTGTCTCCCGGGTGTCTCGCCCATACCGTGTAAATCAACTCCCTACCGTATAGTCAATGGAGATTCCATTGGGCCAACTGATGCTCACATTGACCAGAACCAATCTCTCAGAGCCATCCAGACGTGAGCGCTCGATACGAGGGTACTGACCCCATTCTGTCCAGAACAGATACCTTGACAAAACATTCCACAGAGCGTGATAAATGGACTTGCTCAGGATAATTAGGTATCAAACAGTCacacatttaaatcaatttgcTTTAGGCAAAACATTCCAGTAACCTATTAGTAAGCAACCATACCCTTTTACTGGGTGGACAGTAATGGCTCTGGGTTTATCCAGGCCTTGAGAAATGACCACATAGCGGAAGGAGCCATTCAGTCGGGCCACCTCAATCACGTCAAAGCCCTGGTCAGTCCAGTAAATGTTTCCTGTAAGAGCagtgtttcattttttaaatcaaaaacagGAAGTACATATAAATAACTCAaaacaaatgtgtattttgtctAGCTGTAACCTCAAGTTATGATGGGAGTCAGAATCATACCTTCTCTTAGTCAAGTTTAGTGAACTAAAGCCATTTAATACCACACCAATAAGTCAGTTGGTGACAAAAAACCTCTTTCTGTGAAATGATGCAATATTTACAACCAGACCTGCAATCCAGTCGACAGTAATCCCTTCAACTCTGCCGATGCCATTGGTGACCACGTCTTCTCTCCATGTTTGATCTCTTTTGGCCCTGCTAATTGTGCTCAGGCCCATGTCTACCCAGTAGATGGTGTCATTCTCTGCGAAGGACAGAATTATCCATTTGAGCTTCAACggggcagcaaaaaaaaaacaaaaaaaaggccttgGTACTCACTATGCTGTCACTTACCAGCATGAAAGTCAATGCCCACAGCCAGAGAGGTGCCAGACACTGGCACCAGAGCGTCAGATTTGTCAGATGGGTCCAGTGGAATTCCTCTGATTCCCTCATGGACTGAATAAAGCAGGAATGACCCCATTCCTGCTCAGAGAGAGAATCAGAGATACCATGTTTATTTTGAGGACTTACTTGGTCTTGATAAGTGTAAGTTGTTGCAGTTTTACCTTCACATGACTGCTGTCCTGTTTTCAGACTGTAACCGGCAGTGCACATGCAGGCCCTGGTGGTTGTTGAGGTGGGCAGACACAACTGGGAGCAATCTCCATTATTGTTACTACACAGATTGACACTTGCTAAAGAAAAGACAGATCAGAGGCCATATAGCATTACATATAGAGTAAATCCCTGATATTTGTAATAGATAGAAATACTGAGTTGGCTTACCTTTCTGAACATCCTCATCATAAATAGTCATATGCATCATAGGAGAGGTGTTGTTCCTTAAAACTTTCCAGTTCCTGCCATCCTTCTTGTCGCAGGTTCCAATTTGATCAGTCGCTTGGTCTGCCCACCACAGTTTATCTCCTATCAAGAGGTAGATTAACTCATGTTATGGGGCACTGTGGGGAGTAGGGGGTGGGCAAAAAGCATTTAAAATCTTGAGCTAACCCATAACAGCCAGTGCTGTAGCCTTGCTTAGTTTGCCTTTAACGCCTTCCAAGATCTCCAATTTGGAGCCATCCAGATGACAGCGATTAATAGTACCGTTTCCTGAGCTGATCCAGTACAGCTGCTCTTTGTCATGGTCAATAGATAGGCCTG is from Stigmatopora nigra isolate UIUO_SnigA chromosome 1, RoL_Snig_1.1, whole genome shotgun sequence and encodes:
- the LOC144197295 gene encoding galanin receptor type 1: MAMSEQHVNVSGVGERNKDEEAMIKILVPLLDGLILVTGLLGQILVITTLTGRRRKDHHPPHGTDTLLLALSAADLLLLLCLPFHTSAITLGFWPFGSFLCKGVSFLSVACSSASVFTLAALAVTRYLTVVHPTWAYRWRMHRRVKVTVALLWLPASALAAPQFAFRTVTTSRAVYCFAFLSDFSQLVYSIGLFLFGFALPLGIIVLMYAKIYCFLQHARLFGNAPQLERYQSQVTHTSALLVLVFTLLWLPSYVLMFSFIGGSIQGSKGYNTIAVLPRLLASSVAVVNPVLYGLMSRKFRRELLKLGRERWIFCKNSLVGCPHMMMGGDMVQTFDLDTSSDT